In the Sinomonas cyclohexanicum genome, CTTCGCGCTCGTCAACGGCTGGATCCGCGAGGGGACCACCGTGGTCGAGGCCTCGAGCGGCAGCACGGCCGTCTCCGAGGCGTACTTCGCCCGGCTCATCGGGGTGCCCTTCACGGCCGTCATGACCAAGGGCACGAGCCGCGAGAAGATCGCCCTCATCGAGCAGTACGGGGGCACCTGCCACTTCGTGGAGCAGGCCGGGGAGGTCTACGCGGAGGCCGGCCGGCTCGCCCAGGAGTGCGGCGGCCACTACCTCGACCAGTTCACCTACGCCGAGCGGGCCACGGACTGGCGGGGGAACAACAACATCGCCGAGACGATCTTCGACCAGCTCGCGCTCGAGGCCCACCCGGTGCCCCGGTGGATCGTGGTGGGCGCCGGCACGGGCGGCACGAGCACGACGATCGGCCGCTACGTGCGGTACCGGACGCTCCCCACCGAGCTGGCCGTGGTGGACCCGGAGAACTCCGCCTTCTACCCGAGCTGGGAGTCGGGCTCGCCCGCAGAGGGCGGCGCCTCCCGCATCGAGGGGATCGGGCGGCCCCGCCTCGAGCCGAGCT is a window encoding:
- a CDS encoding PLP-dependent cysteine synthase family protein, which translates into the protein MDPHSARQHRPNHAPSARRGERAWAETAIRRIEADSHRSADTHVHRVPLPRAWGVDVYLKDESTHRTGSLKHRLARSLFLFALVNGWIREGTTVVEASSGSTAVSEAYFARLIGVPFTAVMTKGTSREKIALIEQYGGTCHFVEQAGEVYAEAGRLAQECGGHYLDQFTYAERATDWRGNNNIAETIFDQLALEAHPVPRWIVVGAGTGGTSTTIGRYVRYRTLPTELAVVDPENSAFYPSWESGSPAEGGASRIEGIGRPRLEPSFNPGIVDRMFRVPDAASVAAMRDLAERFGFDAGPSTGTNLWAVWQLVAEMVAVGERGSIVTLMCDGGARYRRSYGDGAWLTAHGLDPAPHQAVLEDFFATGRWRA